The Desulfatibacillum aliphaticivorans DSM 15576 DNA window GTTGGAAGAAACTCCTTTGAGAAAATCATAGGCGGCATCCTTTCCAATGGGCGCATGGTCATTGACAACCACTCCCCGGAAAAAATTCACGCCCAGAAACGCCAGATTGAACACGACGCCCAAAATCATCCCTGAACTGTATCCATGATGCTTGCGCATCCCGCACTGATGCAGCAAAGTTCTGATCCCGAAAACCCGAAAAAAATCATTCGAAGCACCCTCAATATGAATGTTTCCTTGTGCCAAAAGATCGTTTCTGCTATGGTCCATTTAAAGCCCTTTCTGTTTGATATTATTGTGAATTCTGGTAAAATCCACCTTATATCAAAAGATAGGGCTTTTCAATATCTTTTTCAAATTATTTCAAAGCATTAACCTTTAAACTCTACTTAAAATTACTATTCCCGAAAGTTGAGTTAGTTCTATGTCTGATAACGAAATTTCATCTACAGTCCCGCTATCCTCTGTAACGAAGGGGAGCAGAAAGGCACCAACCTCAAAAGAATCATCTGTTATGTTGACGGTAAAATCATGCTGTGAAATGGTCGGAGGATATACCACCCTCGCTATCGAAGCCGTCACTTCACAAACTGCGACGCCGCCGTAACCGTCATCGAATTGGATGGTAAAACTTTTTTCTCCGTACGTCTTTTCAGCAGGTGTATATAGAAAGTCCCCATCATCCAATACCAGGAATTTATCCCCTTCCGGCAAGTCTGGCGCTGTAATGGCAGGGGGATCTCCCTCT harbors:
- a CDS encoding Ig-like domain-containing protein → MNFAISYFDEEGDPPAITAPDLPEGDKFLVLDDGDFLYTPAEKTYGEKSFTIQFDDGYGGVAVCEVTASIARVVYPPTISQHDFTVNITDDSFEVGAFLLPFVTEDSGTVDEISLSDIELTQLSGIVILSRV